From the Prunus dulcis chromosome 4, ALMONDv2, whole genome shotgun sequence genome, one window contains:
- the LOC117624423 gene encoding 28 kDa heat- and acid-stable phosphoprotein-like, translating to MGRGKFKGKPTGHRHFSTHEEMVAGTSARPRSFKREEAEAEEEVESEEESSEEEESEKRKGTQGIIEIENPNLVKPKNVKAKNVDIEKTSELSRREREEIEKQKAHERYMRLQEQGKTEQAKKDLERLALIRQQRAEAAKKREEEKAARDQKKGEGRK from the exons ATGGGAAGAGGAAAGTTCAAGGGCAAGCCCACCGGTCACCGCCACTTCTCCACCCACGAAGAGATGG TTGCTGGTACCTCTGCTCGTCCACGTAGTTTTAAAAGG GAAGAAGCTGAAGCGGAGGAAGAAGTAGAGTCTGAAGAGGAAtcatcagaagaagaagaatctgAA AAGCGGAAAGGCACTCAGGGAATCATCGAAATTGAGAATCCCAATCTAGTAAAACCAAAGAATGTGAAGGCTAAAAATGTCGAT ATTGAGAAAACTTCTGAGCTCTCAAGGCGTGAAAG AGAGGAGATAGAGAAGCAAAAGGCTCATGAGCGGTACATGAGGTTGCAGGAACAGGGAAAAACGGAACAAGCAAAAAAAGATTTAG AACGCTTAGCCCTGATTCGCCAACAAAGGGCAGAAGCCGCTAAGAAgcgagaagaagaaaaggctg CCAGGGACCAGAAAAAAGGCGAGGGACGCAAGTGA
- the LOC117624422 gene encoding RNA exonuclease 4 isoform X1 — MKKNPNKQLQINPNWAQLQQKLKSHGPKPPATILGKRKERTDAELDDSLSHVNPLTPVNDDCSVTDEVAMDCEMVGVSQGNKSALGRVTLVVVNKWGNVIYDEFVRPLEHVVDFRTQISGIRPRDLRKAKDFRIVQKRVAELIKGRILVGHALRNDLKALLLSHPKEDLRDTLEYEPFMSRGEGSRRALRHLAAEFLDVQIQNGEHCPVEDARAAMVLYQKNKKAWEKRVKDQIKLKQKQKKRKPKKKRKEGDDLKTDVAETAS; from the exons atgaagaagaaccCTAATAAGCAGTTGCAGATAAACCCCAACTGGGCTCAACTCCAACAAAAGCTGAAGAGCCATGGCCCTAAACCTCCAGCAACTATCTTAG GGAAGCGGAAAGAGAGAACGGATGCAGAGTTGGATGATTCTCTATCTCATGTCAATCCTCTCACTCCTGTTAATGATGATTGCAG CGTGACAGATGAAGTAGCCATGGATTGTGAAATGGTTGGTGTCAGTCAAGGAAACAAAAGTGCCCTTGGACGTGTTACACTGGTAGTC GTAAATAAATGGGGTAATGTTATATATGATGAGTTTGTTCGCCCACTAGAACATGTTGTTGATTTTCGCACTCAAATAAGTGGCATTCGTCCCCGGGACTTGAGAAAAG CAAAGGATTTTCGAATTGTTCAGAAAAGAGTGGCAGAGTTGATTAAAGGACGAATTCTTGTGGGCCATGCATTGCGCAATGATCTTAAG GCCTTGCTTTTAAGTCATCCCAAGGAGGACTTGAGGGATACATTGGAGTATGAACCTTTTATGAG CAGGGGAGAAGGGTCCAGAAGGGCACTTCGGCATCTTGCAGCTGAGTTTCTTGATGTTCAGATCCAAAATGGGGAGCACTGCCCA GTAGAAGATGCTCGCGCTGCAATGGTTCTTtatcagaaaaacaaaaaagcatgGGAAAAGAGAGTTAAAGATCAAATTAAACTCAAGCAGAAACAGAAGAAACGAAAGCCTAAAAAGAAGCGGAAGGAGGGAGATGATTTGAAAACTGACGTTGCAGAAACAGCATCCTAG
- the LOC117624422 gene encoding RNA exonuclease 4 isoform X2, protein MKKNPNKQLQINPNWAQLQQKLKSHGPKPPATILGKRKERTDAELDDSLSHVNPLTPVNDDCSVTDEVAMDCEMVGVSQGNKSALGRVTLVVVNKWGNVIYDEFVRPLEHVVDFRTQISGIRPRDLRKAKDFRIVQKRVAELIKGRILVGHALRNDLKALLLSHPKEDLRDTLEYEPFMRGEGSRRALRHLAAEFLDVQIQNGEHCPVEDARAAMVLYQKNKKAWEKRVKDQIKLKQKQKKRKPKKKRKEGDDLKTDVAETAS, encoded by the exons atgaagaagaaccCTAATAAGCAGTTGCAGATAAACCCCAACTGGGCTCAACTCCAACAAAAGCTGAAGAGCCATGGCCCTAAACCTCCAGCAACTATCTTAG GGAAGCGGAAAGAGAGAACGGATGCAGAGTTGGATGATTCTCTATCTCATGTCAATCCTCTCACTCCTGTTAATGATGATTGCAG CGTGACAGATGAAGTAGCCATGGATTGTGAAATGGTTGGTGTCAGTCAAGGAAACAAAAGTGCCCTTGGACGTGTTACACTGGTAGTC GTAAATAAATGGGGTAATGTTATATATGATGAGTTTGTTCGCCCACTAGAACATGTTGTTGATTTTCGCACTCAAATAAGTGGCATTCGTCCCCGGGACTTGAGAAAAG CAAAGGATTTTCGAATTGTTCAGAAAAGAGTGGCAGAGTTGATTAAAGGACGAATTCTTGTGGGCCATGCATTGCGCAATGATCTTAAG GCCTTGCTTTTAAGTCATCCCAAGGAGGACTTGAGGGATACATTGGAGTATGAACCTTTTATGAG GGGAGAAGGGTCCAGAAGGGCACTTCGGCATCTTGCAGCTGAGTTTCTTGATGTTCAGATCCAAAATGGGGAGCACTGCCCA GTAGAAGATGCTCGCGCTGCAATGGTTCTTtatcagaaaaacaaaaaagcatgGGAAAAGAGAGTTAAAGATCAAATTAAACTCAAGCAGAAACAGAAGAAACGAAAGCCTAAAAAGAAGCGGAAGGAGGGAGATGATTTGAAAACTGACGTTGCAGAAACAGCATCCTAG
- the LOC117624422 gene encoding RNA exonuclease 4 isoform X3 — translation MKKNPNKQLQINPNWAQLQQKLKSHGPKPPATILGKRKERTDAELDDSLSHVNPLTPVNDDCSVTDEVAMDCEMVGVSQGNKSALGRVTLVNKWGNVIYDEFVRPLEHVVDFRTQISGIRPRDLRKAKDFRIVQKRVAELIKGRILVGHALRNDLKALLLSHPKEDLRDTLEYEPFMSRGEGSRRALRHLAAEFLDVQIQNGEHCPVEDARAAMVLYQKNKKAWEKRVKDQIKLKQKQKKRKPKKKRKEGDDLKTDVAETAS, via the exons atgaagaagaaccCTAATAAGCAGTTGCAGATAAACCCCAACTGGGCTCAACTCCAACAAAAGCTGAAGAGCCATGGCCCTAAACCTCCAGCAACTATCTTAG GGAAGCGGAAAGAGAGAACGGATGCAGAGTTGGATGATTCTCTATCTCATGTCAATCCTCTCACTCCTGTTAATGATGATTGCAG CGTGACAGATGAAGTAGCCATGGATTGTGAAATGGTTGGTGTCAGTCAAGGAAACAAAAGTGCCCTTGGACGTGTTACACTG GTAAATAAATGGGGTAATGTTATATATGATGAGTTTGTTCGCCCACTAGAACATGTTGTTGATTTTCGCACTCAAATAAGTGGCATTCGTCCCCGGGACTTGAGAAAAG CAAAGGATTTTCGAATTGTTCAGAAAAGAGTGGCAGAGTTGATTAAAGGACGAATTCTTGTGGGCCATGCATTGCGCAATGATCTTAAG GCCTTGCTTTTAAGTCATCCCAAGGAGGACTTGAGGGATACATTGGAGTATGAACCTTTTATGAG CAGGGGAGAAGGGTCCAGAAGGGCACTTCGGCATCTTGCAGCTGAGTTTCTTGATGTTCAGATCCAAAATGGGGAGCACTGCCCA GTAGAAGATGCTCGCGCTGCAATGGTTCTTtatcagaaaaacaaaaaagcatgGGAAAAGAGAGTTAAAGATCAAATTAAACTCAAGCAGAAACAGAAGAAACGAAAGCCTAAAAAGAAGCGGAAGGAGGGAGATGATTTGAAAACTGACGTTGCAGAAACAGCATCCTAG
- the LOC117624422 gene encoding RNA exonuclease 4 isoform X4 — translation MKKNPNKQLQINPNWAQLQQKLKSHGPKPPATILGKRKERTDAELDDSLSHVNPLTPVNDDCSVTDEVAMDCEMVGVSQGNKSALGRVTLVNKWGNVIYDEFVRPLEHVVDFRTQISGIRPRDLRKAKDFRIVQKRVAELIKGRILVGHALRNDLKALLLSHPKEDLRDTLEYEPFMRGEGSRRALRHLAAEFLDVQIQNGEHCPVEDARAAMVLYQKNKKAWEKRVKDQIKLKQKQKKRKPKKKRKEGDDLKTDVAETAS, via the exons atgaagaagaaccCTAATAAGCAGTTGCAGATAAACCCCAACTGGGCTCAACTCCAACAAAAGCTGAAGAGCCATGGCCCTAAACCTCCAGCAACTATCTTAG GGAAGCGGAAAGAGAGAACGGATGCAGAGTTGGATGATTCTCTATCTCATGTCAATCCTCTCACTCCTGTTAATGATGATTGCAG CGTGACAGATGAAGTAGCCATGGATTGTGAAATGGTTGGTGTCAGTCAAGGAAACAAAAGTGCCCTTGGACGTGTTACACTG GTAAATAAATGGGGTAATGTTATATATGATGAGTTTGTTCGCCCACTAGAACATGTTGTTGATTTTCGCACTCAAATAAGTGGCATTCGTCCCCGGGACTTGAGAAAAG CAAAGGATTTTCGAATTGTTCAGAAAAGAGTGGCAGAGTTGATTAAAGGACGAATTCTTGTGGGCCATGCATTGCGCAATGATCTTAAG GCCTTGCTTTTAAGTCATCCCAAGGAGGACTTGAGGGATACATTGGAGTATGAACCTTTTATGAG GGGAGAAGGGTCCAGAAGGGCACTTCGGCATCTTGCAGCTGAGTTTCTTGATGTTCAGATCCAAAATGGGGAGCACTGCCCA GTAGAAGATGCTCGCGCTGCAATGGTTCTTtatcagaaaaacaaaaaagcatgGGAAAAGAGAGTTAAAGATCAAATTAAACTCAAGCAGAAACAGAAGAAACGAAAGCCTAAAAAGAAGCGGAAGGAGGGAGATGATTTGAAAACTGACGTTGCAGAAACAGCATCCTAG